One region of Candidatus Poribacteria bacterium genomic DNA includes:
- a CDS encoding TolC family protein, which yields MRMKLTFNSIFMMGIICLLALSVWQMPTAFSDEAFSNKGGQVSLEVAVQTALHENPDINAIREKLKVARARIEGIALFDNPKLETEFAGGIDGDQGLELTQSFQLGGQRGHQRRIAKIHLEKVNAELAEASRLLTKLVKIAFYELALVQEKLKLAKEVIEHSKQMSDIAQFRYETGDISVTQANLANIQLQSALREVVKLEGELQLAQLALNALMGALLETVRIAVGGFPDASTSFGNPQATAKISPNAISELTLDALKTQALARRNDLKSVQLNAELTENELRLAKAENIPDLSVGALVQRTSGENQIGVKLTVPLPFFDRNRVEINAAKAQQQVDAIEISSQERQISQEVMAAFLSLKTAQKTLKFYEGGSVKLLNENLKLTRAAYELGEAKLLEVILMQNEFVEMRFAYLEALAAYYKSLAQLEATIDTSVELLP from the coding sequence ATGCGTATGAAACTCACATTCAACTCCATCTTCATGATGGGCATAATTTGTCTGTTAGCCTTAAGCGTATGGCAAATGCCAACTGCCTTTTCAGATGAAGCCTTTTCAAATAAGGGTGGGCAGGTTTCGCTTGAGGTGGCAGTCCAAACAGCGCTGCACGAAAACCCGGATATCAACGCGATCCGTGAAAAACTTAAAGTTGCCCGCGCTCGAATTGAGGGCATCGCGTTGTTTGATAATCCCAAATTGGAAACTGAATTCGCTGGGGGGATAGACGGCGATCAAGGCCTCGAACTCACCCAATCGTTTCAACTCGGTGGACAGCGAGGACATCAAAGACGGATTGCGAAGATCCATCTCGAAAAGGTAAACGCTGAACTTGCCGAAGCGTCTCGCTTGCTTACGAAATTAGTAAAGATAGCCTTCTATGAGTTGGCACTTGTCCAAGAAAAACTTAAGTTAGCGAAAGAGGTTATCGAACACAGCAAACAGATGTCCGATATTGCACAGTTTCGGTATGAAACTGGCGATATTTCGGTAACACAGGCAAATTTGGCAAATATTCAACTACAATCGGCACTGCGCGAAGTGGTAAAGTTAGAAGGTGAATTACAGTTGGCACAACTTGCACTGAATGCTTTAATGGGCGCCCTGCTTGAAACGGTGCGTATCGCTGTCGGTGGTTTTCCAGACGCTTCAACAAGTTTTGGAAACCCACAAGCGACAGCCAAAATATCACCAAATGCTATTTCAGAATTGACGCTTGATGCCTTGAAAACACAGGCACTCGCGCGTCGTAACGATCTAAAATCGGTTCAATTAAACGCCGAGTTAACTGAAAACGAACTCCGACTCGCAAAAGCCGAGAACATTCCCGATTTAAGTGTCGGTGCGCTTGTCCAACGCACCAGCGGAGAGAATCAAATCGGCGTGAAATTGACGGTCCCGTTGCCATTCTTCGATCGGAATCGTGTTGAGATTAATGCGGCAAAAGCGCAGCAGCAGGTAGATGCTATCGAAATAAGCAGTCAAGAACGACAAATTAGCCAAGAGGTAATGGCAGCGTTCCTCTCTCTCAAGACCGCGCAAAAAACGCTCAAGTTTTATGAAGGTGGTTCAGTAAAATTACTCAATGAAAATCTCAAACTGACGCGGGCTGCCTACGAATTGGGCGAAGCAAAACTCTTGGAAGTTATTTTGATGCAGAATGAATTTGTCGAAATGCGATTTGCTTACCTTGAAGCACTCGCAGCGTACTATAAGTCCCTGGCTCAACTTGAAGCGACTATAGATACATCCGTCGAATTACTGCCATAG